CGGATCACCCGGCTCTCGAGCCGTATCCCGTTCATCGTGGCGGTAAGCCGAAGTCGTGGTCGTCTGAGGCGCCGACGCATGAGGCGGCCCCTGACCTTCAGTACGGTGGCCGCCTCGCTCCTCCTGAGAAGGAAATAGGCCCGCCGGCACACCCAGCCGTCCGTGTAGAACCCCTGGGCGCCGTGGACGAACGGCGCCACGAGATCATAGATCGGCCCCGCCAGCCGCCGCTCCAGCGCCGAAAGCAAGCGCGAGAGACCGAAAGGGGCGTGACGCGCCAACGTCTCGAACAACAGTCGGACGTACGTGTCGGTTCCGTAGGCCAACAGGGCTGGCGGATATCGACGTGAACCATGTCTCCGAACGATCGCCGCCAGCTCCGCCAGTCTTCGGCGTCCTCCCGAGGATGTCTTGGTGCTCCGGTATTCGCGCAGGTTGGCCATCTGTCTCGGCAAATAGTCGACACGAAAGCGCTTGCCGAGCTTGATGAACAGATCCCAGTCCAGGCCCCAGTGCAACTCCTCGTCGAGATAGCCCACCGCCTCGATGGAGGATCGCCGGAAGAACGTCGTCTGCTGCAGGATGAAATCCGAGACATACACGAGCTTCCAGAGATTGAACGGCTCGGTTGCGCGAAAGGGGCCGGTGACGTCGCCCCGCTCGTCGATGAGGAACCCGTCGCCGTACACCATGGCACAGTCCCGATGCTGCACGAGATGGCTCACGGCCGCGCTGACCGCACCCGGCAGATAGGTGTCATCCGAGTTCAACCAGGCGAGAATCTCCCCGCGCGCGCGGCGAAATCCCTTGTTGATGGCGTCGGCCTGCCCTCGATCCCGCTCGGCTGACCAGATGAGCCGCCCGTCGTAGCCCCGGAGAATATCGATGGTGCCGTCGGTGGAGCCACCATCCACCACGATGTACTCGATTCGGGGGTAGTCCTGCGCGAGGACGCTCTCGATGGTCTCCCGGATGAATCGCGCCTGGTTGAAGGACGGCGTGACGATCGAGACGAGCGGGACATCGGGCAACCAGTCCTCAGTCACCCCGTCCTGCTATCGCTTCGAAAGAGCCACCGCACTGACGCCGTCCAGGCGTGGCCGGGTGGACCTGTCGATGCTCATCCGCAAGATCGTCGCCGGCGATTCCCAGTGAGGGGGCGCTGAGGTCAGCTCTTCGAGCTGTAGATTTCGTTCCACCGGTCGTGTGGCAGCATCTGCTATACCTCGACCTGCCCATTTCCCGGGCCCGGCCGGCCGCACGTCGGTGAAGCCTCCC
This Candidatus Methylomirabilota bacterium DNA region includes the following protein-coding sequences:
- a CDS encoding glycosyltransferase family 2 protein; its protein translation is MTEDWLPDVPLVSIVTPSFNQARFIRETIESVLAQDYPRIEYIVVDGGSTDGTIDILRGYDGRLIWSAERDRGQADAINKGFRRARGEILAWLNSDDTYLPGAVSAAVSHLVQHRDCAMVYGDGFLIDERGDVTGPFRATEPFNLWKLVYVSDFILQQTTFFRRSSIEAVGYLDEELHWGLDWDLFIKLGKRFRVDYLPRQMANLREYRSTKTSSGGRRRLAELAAIVRRHGSRRYPPALLAYGTDTYVRLLFETLARHAPFGLSRLLSALERRLAGPIYDLVAPFVHGAQGFYTDGWVCRRAYFLLRRSEAATVLKVRGRLMRRRLRRPRLRLTATMNGIRLESRVIRGSGEFETTWTVPPEHLGVDLVEVRLESRPTFRPSWIPLRGDRRRLAFQLGQITFV